Proteins encoded within one genomic window of Candidatus Brevundimonas colombiensis:
- a CDS encoding SufE family protein — translation MTASHRTPPTDTLDETLVELADDFDLLGDWEQRIEYVIELGKGLAPLDDADRLEANKVPGCAAQVWLAVTPADGRLWFAADSDSALSKGNIALLLKLYSGRTPSEILAFDARAALDRLGLPSALTRQRANGLNSMVGRIREAALAAG, via the coding sequence ATGACCGCAAGCCACCGCACGCCCCCGACAGACACCCTGGATGAGACGCTCGTTGAGCTGGCCGACGACTTCGACCTCCTGGGCGATTGGGAGCAGCGGATCGAATATGTGATCGAACTGGGCAAGGGGCTGGCCCCGCTGGACGACGCGGACCGCCTCGAGGCCAACAAGGTGCCGGGCTGTGCGGCCCAGGTGTGGCTGGCCGTGACGCCGGCGGACGGCCGCCTGTGGTTCGCCGCCGACAGCGACAGCGCCCTGTCCAAGGGCAATATCGCCCTGCTGCTGAAACTGTATTCCGGGCGCACGCCGTCCGAGATCCTGGCCTTCGACGCCAGGGCCGCCCTGGACCGCCTGGGCCTGCCCTCGGCCCTGACGCGCCAGCGCGCCAACGGCCTGAACAGCATGGTCGGGCGGATCAGGGAGGCGGCGCTGGCGGCGGGCTAG